The proteins below come from a single Chitinophaga pinensis DSM 2588 genomic window:
- a CDS encoding acetyl-CoA C-acyltransferase, which produces MKEVFIVSAVRTPIGSFNGALSALSATQLGSIVMKAVLEKAGVPATAVNEVYMGNVLSANLGQAPANQASIYAGIPNNVPCTTVNKVCASGMKAIMLGAQSILSGDNDVVVAGGMESMSNVPYYLDKARNGYRLGHGAVTDGIIRDGLWDPYKDFHMGNAAELCVTEYKITREEQDAYAIQSYKRSAEATEKGYFKNEIVPVEVPGKQVVTVAEDEDYKKVNFDKIPTLKPTFQKDGTITAANASNLNDGAAAVLLVSGEKLKELGLKPLAKIISFADASQAPEWFTTTPVKAVTKALEKAKLTVADMDFVEINEAFSCVPIANERDLGIPEDKVNVWGGAVSLGHPIGCSGARIVVTLSSILNQHNARYGVAGICNGGGGASAIVIEAIKN; this is translated from the coding sequence ATGAAAGAAGTATTTATAGTTTCAGCAGTGCGTACCCCCATTGGTTCTTTTAACGGCGCACTGTCAGCCCTGTCTGCGACACAACTGGGATCTATCGTTATGAAAGCAGTACTTGAAAAAGCGGGTGTACCGGCAACTGCGGTCAACGAGGTATATATGGGGAATGTGCTCAGTGCCAACCTTGGACAGGCTCCTGCCAATCAGGCGAGTATTTACGCTGGTATTCCGAACAATGTTCCTTGTACGACTGTCAATAAAGTTTGCGCTTCTGGTATGAAAGCCATTATGTTAGGCGCACAAAGCATCCTTTCCGGTGATAATGACGTAGTTGTGGCCGGCGGTATGGAAAGTATGAGTAATGTACCTTATTATCTGGATAAAGCCCGTAATGGCTATAGACTGGGACATGGCGCTGTGACTGACGGCATTATCAGGGATGGTCTGTGGGATCCTTACAAGGATTTTCACATGGGCAACGCAGCAGAGCTTTGTGTGACAGAATATAAGATCACCCGTGAAGAGCAGGATGCTTACGCTATCCAGAGTTATAAAAGGTCTGCCGAGGCTACCGAAAAAGGATATTTCAAAAATGAGATAGTGCCTGTTGAAGTGCCTGGCAAACAGGTGGTTACAGTAGCGGAAGACGAGGATTATAAAAAAGTGAACTTCGATAAGATCCCTACGCTCAAGCCTACTTTCCAGAAAGATGGTACGATCACTGCTGCCAATGCTTCTAATCTGAATGATGGTGCTGCCGCGGTATTACTGGTAAGCGGCGAGAAACTGAAAGAACTGGGTCTGAAGCCACTGGCGAAGATCATTAGCTTTGCGGATGCTTCTCAGGCGCCTGAATGGTTTACTACCACACCGGTAAAAGCGGTAACCAAAGCACTGGAAAAGGCAAAACTGACGGTAGCGGATATGGACTTTGTGGAAATCAACGAGGCATTTTCCTGCGTACCGATTGCAAATGAACGGGATCTGGGTATTCCTGAGGATAAAGTGAATGTATGGGGAGGAGCCGTTTCGCTGGGTCATCCTATTGGCTGTAGCGGCGCACGTATTGTGGTAACGCTCAGTTCTATCCTCAATCAGCATAATGCCCGTTATGGCGTGGCTGGTATTTGTAACGGGGGAGGAGGAGCGAGTGCGATCGTGATTGAGGCAATTAAGAATTAG
- a CDS encoding DUF3575 domain-containing protein, whose protein sequence is MKHLYTVFVCLLIAIAAMGQNKKKPEDKGGEPGITTHLVSYAHRTHNDARDEKKARPLPDSILTGWRVSSNLLTLHHPDGGISAAIEYRFRPDWGVLVEGGWIFIDEKKLYDMRGQFTPKAKGYYVRPEIRYYLSGKHGKHRLFFSQDFFYRKVSFYEERIVKMNVDPRDGSADYEQLSTYGKTKEMFGTDSKVGFQTFFGNNHRIVFEAYVGLGLKYRKFTYDRPVPPNSYLEDRNYNFDDAPDRNNIWDGAFPVGLKIGYRF, encoded by the coding sequence ATGAAGCACCTATACACTGTATTTGTCTGTTTGCTCATTGCGATAGCTGCAATGGGTCAAAATAAAAAGAAACCTGAAGATAAGGGTGGTGAACCTGGCATTACCACACATCTCGTATCATATGCACATAGAACACACAATGATGCAAGAGATGAAAAGAAAGCCAGGCCGCTCCCTGATTCTATTCTGACAGGATGGAGAGTGAGCAGCAATCTGCTGACCCTGCATCATCCTGATGGTGGTATCTCAGCTGCTATTGAATATCGTTTTCGCCCAGATTGGGGCGTTCTGGTGGAAGGCGGCTGGATCTTCATCGACGAAAAGAAACTGTATGATATGCGTGGACAGTTTACACCGAAAGCTAAAGGGTATTATGTGCGTCCTGAGATCAGGTATTACCTTTCAGGAAAACACGGCAAACATCGCTTATTCTTTTCACAGGATTTCTTTTACAGGAAAGTTAGTTTCTATGAAGAGCGTATCGTAAAAATGAACGTTGATCCCAGAGATGGAAGTGCCGACTACGAACAACTATCCACTTATGGCAAGACCAAAGAAATGTTCGGAACAGATAGCAAGGTTGGTTTCCAGACCTTCTTTGGCAACAATCACCGGATCGTGTTTGAAGCATATGTAGGTCTTGGGTTGAAATACAGGAAGTTTACCTATGACAGGCCGGTGCCACCGAACAGTTATCTGGAAGACAGGAATTATAACTTCGATGATGCGCCTGACAGGAATAACATATGGGATGGCGCTTTTCCTGTAGGATTGAAAATAGGTTATCGCTTCTGA